TGTTGGGGTGGATGAGTCATTATGGGCATCTATCCTACAGCAAACAGCAAGAATGGCTGGCGAGAAATTGGCAGAATAGAAGTAGGGATAGGGACATTACAAGCCACCACACAACGTTGAGCTTCTGCGGTAGAACCCTCAGTCAGAGAACTACAAGAGTGGGTCAGAGAACAACCCCAAGTCCACGTAGAGGAATCACCGTGGTTAGTTAAGGGCATCAAAGAATGGTTGTGGAATATTAGTGGTGTGGGCTTTTCCCTCTTCCAGGCGGGGGACACCCGCTCGCGACAAGAATTAGAGCATCTGCTGGGAAAAAGTTTTGCTGGGGTATTAATCTCCGATGATTTCAGTGTCTACAATGGCTATGGGGCGGCCGCCCAGCAGAAATGTCTGGCCCATTTACTGCGGCATTTTAAGCAGGTAGAAAAACTGAAAACTCCTCATCACTCACGGAAGCCTTTAGGCAACATCTGCAATATCGAGAAACCGGCGCTCGGTCTATCTATAACCACTGGGTCAGGGATTTTCGACTGCGGTTAGAGCAAGCTTTAGCAGTGTGGCGACCCCAGGCGGGTTATGCTGCGGGTTTATTGCTGAAATCCTTGCTGGACAAGTCCCATCAGTGCTGGTATTTTCTTGACGTACCAGAAGTTCCTCCCGACAATAACCGAGCGGAGCGTTCCCTACGCCTAGGAGTAACCAAGCGCAAGATAGCTGGTGGTTCTCGCTCCTTCAGTGGCTTTGTCGATACTGCTCGTTTGTTGACCGTGATTCAGTCTTGTCGCGCTCAAGGCCGTTCGGTTTTAACTTTCTTCCGTCAGGCTTTGGCCTCTGTCCATCACCCCTTGAATACGGTTGTCTCTCTTATCCCCACTGCTGATTTTTCTCTCTTTGTCAACCCCTAGACCTGAATATTTACATTTTGTTAGCCCTTGTTTTTCCTTTATTTTGTACAGAATGTCTCAAAAAAACAAAATTGCTTTAGTTTTTATCTCAACGGGTTTAATTAGTGCTATTACATTAAGTTTAGTTCTCCCAGAGGAAAAGTTAATTCTGGCTTTGTCTTCTCCTAGCGCTTTAATTGGTGCGGGTTTAGCGCAATGGTCATCAAACAAAGAGGAAGAATAACCAATGGCTTCTACTAAAATTAATTGGAATGATCCTCAGTCTAAGATCAGCAGATATTTTAGCGTGAGCGAAGTAACCAAAAACGACCCGCGCCGGATTCCCCCTACTGGTAGCGATATAGAGCGCGAGATTTTAGGCGTTGTCAGATGAAGAGATGAGAAGGCAAAATAGATAGAAACTCAATGAAGGAAAAAAAACGATGAAATGTCCAGAATGTCAAAGTGACCACATCAATAAAAATGGTCATCGTGGTCAAAAACAAAACTATATAGGGTTGGCTGAATAAATCTAAAAACCTTGTTGGATAAGACTTTTAGACTTTTTTGACCTCAAAAAGTGCCAGCCGAGAGTGATCAGGGCGAAAATTCAGGGACTTTTTCCCTGAAAATTAGGTAATTGACCGTCTGAAAATGGGTAAAACCCTACACCCCACACCCCACCCCCCCGATGTCGGGGGGGTTGGGGGGGCCACACCCTGCCCCCACGAAAAACTTTTTCAGCAGACCCTATATATGTGTAAACTGTGGTCGTCAGTTCATCCACAGCTAGGAAACAAAGGGCTATAGGGATGATGTTAAGGGTAGCTGTCTGAAAATGTAGGTAAATGGCATGGGATTTCGAGGCATTGAGAGAGTGACAGGATTCTCACGAACAACCATTATGGATTGGGTCAAACAAGTGGGAAAACTGCTGCCTGATTCCTATAATTCAGAAACGATTCCAGAAGTGGGAGAACTAGATGAATTAGAAACTTTTGTTGGTAAAAAAAAGAACAAAATCTGGCTCTGGACGGCTGTTGACCACTTTCGATCTGGAATTCTTGGATGGGTAATTGGTGGTCTCGCAAGGCGAGTGCCTTCGGCAACATAGTGCGGACACATTTCAACGTTTATGGCAAGCTATCTCATTTTGGCAATGTTATTTTTGGGTAAGTGATGGAAATCCAGTGTATCCAATATTTATCCCTAAGGTCGCTCAGATTGTTAGCAAAACTTATAGGACAAGGGTAGAGGGAGAAAATACAAGATTACGTCATTACTTAGCGCGTCTTCATCGTCAGACTCTCTGCTATTCAAAATGTGTCAAAATGTTAGAAAATTCCCTACTGGGACTTAGACAAAAAACAAATCGAGAAAAGCCTCAACTCCAATCCCCGCTTGGGATTTACTTCGAGAAGCCCAAAATCGCTGAAACCCAGATATATCAAGGAAAATCATAAATCGAGGTTAACCCTTTGTCCCGTAATGGTTTGAGCCTTTTTTGCTGACCGAAAACGCCTAAGTCCCACTACCGCTTCTAATTCATTACCTTAAGTTTAAGGATGTTCCAGTTCCCTACACTTTTGCTTGATTCATCTTT
This Microcystis wesenbergii NRERC-220 DNA region includes the following protein-coding sequences:
- a CDS encoding transposase-like zinc-binding domain-containing protein; translated protein: MKCPECQSDHINKNGHRGQKQNYIGLAE